A section of the Deltaproteobacteria bacterium genome encodes:
- a CDS encoding Crp/Fnr family transcriptional regulator: MNSSELNCPICSTMEETITEEILGSLSQVKHAKDSLVISGDELSPGLFLIQKGRAKAHRLNSNGKELILHHFQAGDCFGERSAIDGALQTDWVTAASDLTLYFLPKDRLHQILEKHPKLYPSVLRSICKWMDHLNVVIDSISLSSARERVAAFLKRLVIEQESELIRLPHKKHEVALMLGLRPETFSRVLSEIESAGAIKLNHRQIQMIDENLL; encoded by the coding sequence TTGAACTCCTCTGAACTGAACTGCCCCATCTGCTCGACCATGGAAGAAACCATCACCGAAGAAATTCTTGGGTCTCTTTCGCAAGTAAAGCACGCCAAAGACTCGCTGGTGATTTCGGGTGACGAACTTTCACCTGGTTTATTTTTGATCCAAAAAGGTCGCGCGAAGGCGCATCGATTAAACTCAAACGGAAAAGAACTCATTTTACACCACTTTCAAGCAGGCGACTGCTTTGGAGAACGTTCTGCCATTGACGGCGCGCTTCAGACCGATTGGGTGACTGCCGCATCTGACCTGACGCTCTATTTTTTGCCCAAAGACCGACTGCATCAAATTCTTGAAAAACATCCCAAGCTTTATCCGTCGGTATTGCGTTCGATTTGTAAATGGATGGACCATTTGAATGTGGTCATTGATTCGATCAGCCTTTCCTCGGCACGCGAACGAGTCGCTGCATTTCTTAAACGCCTCGTGATTGAACAAGAAAGCGAACTCATTCGGTTGCCCCATAAGAAACACGAAGTCGCACTGATGCTTGGACTGCGTCCTGAAACTTTTTCGCGCGTCCTGAGTGAAATTGAATCTGCCGGTGCAATTAAGCTTAACCATCGACAGATCCAAATGATTGACGAGAACCTTCTCTAA
- the nirK gene encoding nitrite reductase, copper-containing codes for MASIVFSMTALAAVDMSLDISKLPVEEAKVTYAPEVPPAITRKKPARVKVTLETKEVKKRLADGVEYTFWTFGGSVPGPMIRIREGDYVDFTLANHPSSKMPHNIDLHAVTGQGGGAEGSFTAPGHSSTFSFRALNPGLYIYHCATAPVGMHIANGMYGLILVESEKGFPKVDREFYVLQSEFYTKGKHGQKGLQPFDMEKAIKEQPDYVVFNGSVGALTGDNAIKAQSGETIRIFVGNGGPNLVSSFHVIGEVFDNVYQDGGTKITQNNVQTTLVPAGGSSIVEFKADTSSNLILVDHSIFRAFNKGALGMLKVDGGHRPEIYTGKTVDAVYLPEGSAIQTIPQEAKLAAKAITFEQRVAAGKVTYANSCAACHQVNGQGVPGAFPPLAKADFLMADKKRSIRALVHGLEGKIKVNGGDYDGVMPALGLDDEDIANVLTYVRNSWGNKGDMVKPGEVKAERK; via the coding sequence ATGGCCAGTATTGTTTTTTCGATGACCGCGCTGGCCGCTGTCGACATGAGTCTCGATATTAGTAAACTTCCCGTCGAGGAAGCGAAAGTGACCTACGCACCTGAAGTGCCGCCTGCGATTACTCGTAAAAAACCAGCACGGGTGAAGGTTACACTTGAAACTAAAGAGGTAAAAAAACGCCTGGCTGATGGCGTCGAATACACGTTTTGGACCTTTGGTGGGTCCGTACCGGGTCCGATGATTCGTATTCGCGAGGGTGACTATGTCGACTTTACGCTGGCGAACCACCCTTCTAGCAAAATGCCACACAACATCGATCTCCATGCGGTGACCGGTCAAGGCGGCGGCGCCGAGGGTTCATTCACGGCGCCTGGACACAGTTCGACCTTTTCGTTCCGAGCGTTAAATCCAGGACTCTACATTTACCACTGTGCGACCGCACCTGTCGGTATGCATATCGCAAATGGAATGTACGGGTTGATCTTAGTTGAGTCAGAAAAAGGTTTTCCAAAGGTCGACCGTGAATTCTATGTTCTTCAGAGCGAGTTCTATACGAAGGGTAAGCATGGTCAAAAAGGCCTGCAACCATTCGATATGGAAAAAGCCATCAAGGAACAGCCAGACTACGTTGTCTTCAATGGCTCCGTTGGCGCCCTTACTGGCGACAACGCGATCAAGGCACAGTCGGGAGAAACGATCCGCATTTTCGTCGGTAACGGCGGTCCAAACTTGGTGTCATCCTTCCACGTGATCGGTGAAGTGTTCGACAACGTCTACCAAGACGGCGGAACCAAGATCACTCAGAACAATGTGCAAACGACTTTGGTCCCTGCCGGCGGATCTTCGATCGTGGAGTTCAAAGCCGACACTTCGTCGAACTTGATTCTGGTTGATCATTCCATTTTCCGCGCCTTCAACAAAGGTGCGCTTGGAATGTTGAAAGTTGATGGAGGACATCGCCCAGAAATCTACACAGGTAAAACGGTCGATGCGGTCTACCTTCCCGAGGGAAGTGCGATCCAAACGATTCCGCAGGAAGCAAAGCTGGCAGCAAAGGCCATCACCTTTGAGCAGCGCGTGGCAGCTGGTAAAGTGACATATGCCAATAGCTGTGCGGCTTGTCACCAGGTCAATGGCCAAGGTGTTCCAGGCGCATTCCCACCGCTGGCGAAGGCGGATTTCTTGATGGCGGACAAGAAGCGATCAATCCGCGCGCTTGTTCATGGACTTGAAGGAAAGATTAAAGTGAATGGCGGCGACTACGATGGCGTTATGCCGGCGCTTGGGCTGGACGATGAAGACATCGCCAACGTCCTCACTTACGTGCGTAACTCTTGGGGTAACAAAGGTGATATGGTTAAACCTGGTGAAGTGAAAGCAGAACGAAAGTGA
- a CDS encoding formylglycine-generating enzyme family protein, which yields MCFAKALRIGASRLTAATASLFVFLMSINSGAVELNSNRVVGGGNGAKSVTPKQAARSVKISGGVYSPLFREPDEVDRQIPPFKLDKYAVTRAEFQNFLAKNPHFLSKAMAARLADSNYLEGWIDGQAPAGTSDWPVTSVSWFAARAYCKSVGGHLPRVDEWEFAARAEKKENLQRILDWYSQPADALRPVKALKPDPATGLVGMHGIVWEWVEDFSSVIVQGDSRSSNDTDKDLFCAAGAMKAKRPEEYATFMRFAFRSSLKAKSAARSLGFRCAYD from the coding sequence ATGTGTTTCGCAAAGGCGTTGCGCATTGGTGCTTCGCGATTGACCGCTGCAACTGCCTCTCTGTTTGTTTTCTTGATGAGCATAAACAGTGGGGCGGTAGAACTGAATTCAAATCGTGTTGTCGGTGGCGGCAACGGTGCGAAGTCGGTCACCCCAAAACAGGCAGCCCGGTCAGTTAAAATTTCAGGCGGAGTTTATTCTCCGCTGTTTCGGGAGCCCGACGAAGTAGATCGTCAGATCCCGCCGTTTAAGCTCGACAAGTATGCGGTCACTCGCGCGGAGTTTCAGAACTTCCTCGCCAAGAATCCACACTTTTTGTCGAAAGCGATGGCGGCACGGCTTGCTGACTCCAATTATCTTGAAGGTTGGATTGATGGCCAAGCCCCTGCTGGGACCTCTGATTGGCCGGTGACGTCCGTTTCGTGGTTTGCTGCGCGTGCGTATTGCAAATCGGTGGGTGGACACCTCCCGCGTGTCGATGAATGGGAATTCGCGGCGCGAGCGGAAAAAAAAGAAAATCTACAGCGAATTTTAGATTGGTATTCACAACCCGCAGACGCTCTTCGTCCTGTCAAAGCGCTTAAGCCTGATCCAGCGACGGGACTCGTGGGAATGCATGGAATTGTGTGGGAATGGGTTGAAGACTTTTCGTCAGTGATCGTGCAGGGGGATTCCCGGTCGTCTAACGACACAGACAAAGATCTGTTCTGCGCGGCGGGTGCAATGAAGGCGAAGCGTCCAGAAGAGTATGCCACGTTTATGCGGTTTGCGTTTCGTAGCAGTTTAAAGGCGAAGTCAGCGGCGCGGTCTCTGGGATTTCGCTGTGCTTATGATTGA
- a CDS encoding SCO family protein, whose translation MNLFTRKVEIGLTICAILFLVAQPVGAQVPAPVNAQASAAEKEDSIYVSEGKWVSQSNVERRFNDLKGVPRVMTMVFTKCPSACPMIVSDIKRLEAQLNKKAKAQVRFTLFSFDPKNDQPEALAAFAKKMKLGPQWDLFVANESDTRELAAILGVQYKQIPSGDFIHTNMMIAVDSEGRLLAQRNGFEKPVDPLAKALNQATGRK comes from the coding sequence ATGAATTTGTTTACTCGTAAAGTCGAAATTGGACTGACTATATGTGCAATTCTTTTTCTGGTCGCACAGCCCGTTGGCGCCCAAGTTCCTGCGCCTGTTAATGCGCAGGCTAGCGCCGCTGAAAAAGAAGATTCGATTTATGTATCCGAAGGAAAATGGGTCAGTCAGTCGAATGTCGAGCGGCGATTTAACGACCTGAAGGGTGTACCGCGTGTCATGACGATGGTCTTTACAAAGTGCCCGTCTGCGTGCCCGATGATTGTCAGTGACATAAAGAGACTCGAAGCTCAATTAAACAAAAAGGCCAAGGCGCAGGTACGGTTCACGCTTTTTTCGTTTGACCCAAAAAATGATCAACCGGAAGCGCTAGCTGCGTTTGCAAAAAAAATGAAGCTTGGACCGCAGTGGGACCTATTTGTTGCAAATGAATCTGATACTAGGGAACTCGCCGCGATCCTTGGTGTTCAATACAAACAAATTCCTTCAGGAGATTTTATTCACACGAACATGATGATCGCCGTCGATAGCGAAGGACGACTACTCGCCCAACGCAATGGTTTTGAAAAACCGGTAGATCCACTCGCAAAAGCGCTCAATCAGGCGACCGGTCGAAAGTGA
- a CDS encoding alginate export family protein, with product MGSVKIGLILGLLFGGIRVWAQTDRIQIGGSARVRAEFRDNADFSNTTGDKVDFFGSRFRLDMKVHAVEKVIVFLQPQYSKIWGEPVFVPSGVATNTAANTSGATKDTPIDIHQAYMAYQPEESFSFIFGRKELNYGDELLVGGLGWSNFGRSFDLALASYKHSYGIVDVFHSIVIDRNTTGAGAGDREFSGIYASNKISEVMAQADAYVLYSSEPSTSPSSTTTAYGIRLKSPVGPFDYRGEATFENVTTTESTGERSYDIEAGYTLDAANKLRFAVEWFSASAGFDQLFPTGHKWLGYADLFSRRNIQGYRAKVTAQIFSSFVAAVDYHHFERQDVGRSAYKINGTSAYGVTGDSGTIANEYDIVLTYILDENFTLEGGASLIMPSDYLKNNGASDNASFYYLQAATSF from the coding sequence ATGGGAAGTGTCAAAATAGGTCTTATTTTGGGGTTATTGTTTGGCGGCATCAGAGTTTGGGCACAAACAGATCGGATTCAAATCGGTGGATCGGCCCGAGTACGTGCCGAGTTCAGAGACAACGCAGATTTCAGCAATACAACGGGCGATAAAGTCGATTTTTTCGGATCACGTTTTCGTCTCGACATGAAAGTTCATGCTGTCGAGAAAGTGATTGTCTTTTTACAACCTCAGTATTCAAAAATTTGGGGTGAGCCGGTGTTCGTTCCATCTGGGGTTGCGACCAACACGGCGGCAAATACCAGCGGAGCCACCAAAGATACACCCATCGATATTCATCAAGCCTACATGGCCTACCAGCCGGAAGAATCGTTTTCATTCATATTCGGGCGAAAGGAGCTGAATTACGGAGATGAGCTTCTTGTGGGAGGATTAGGATGGAGCAACTTCGGTCGCTCATTTGATCTTGCTTTAGCCAGCTATAAGCATTCTTACGGAATCGTGGATGTTTTCCACTCAATCGTCATCGACCGAAATACGACGGGTGCTGGCGCGGGGGATCGGGAATTTTCAGGAATTTATGCGTCTAACAAAATCTCTGAAGTGATGGCTCAAGCGGATGCCTACGTTCTATACTCAAGTGAGCCTTCGACCTCACCGTCTTCCACGACGACAGCTTACGGTATCCGGCTTAAGTCACCCGTTGGTCCCTTCGACTACCGTGGCGAAGCGACTTTTGAAAACGTAACTACTACAGAATCCACTGGGGAACGAAGCTACGACATTGAAGCGGGTTATACGCTCGATGCCGCGAACAAGCTTCGTTTCGCGGTCGAGTGGTTTAGCGCGAGTGCCGGGTTTGACCAGCTATTTCCCACGGGTCATAAATGGCTCGGATATGCCGACTTGTTTTCGCGGCGTAATATTCAAGGTTATCGCGCTAAAGTTACGGCCCAGATTTTTTCAAGTTTCGTTGCGGCTGTCGATTACCATCATTTTGAACGTCAAGATGTCGGCCGATCGGCCTATAAGATCAATGGGACATCGGCGTACGGCGTGACCGGTGACAGTGGCACGATCGCCAATGAATATGACATTGTGCTCACTTATATTTTGGACGAGAACTTTACTTTGGAAGGTGGTGCCTCGCTCATTATGCCGAGCGACTATTTAAAGAACAACGGAGCAAGCGACAATGCCTCGTTCTACTATCTACAGGCAGCGACTTCATTTTGA
- a CDS encoding helix-turn-helix transcriptional regulator, protein MGQDAEVRQPACHGICVKALDGTVLSQNLKCIEICGDMRGQICGKGCMLNRAAHPDFPAVDEGVCHLSGIWSDGHLVDAVLINDGENLTTYLLDKQSTVDRKLFLLSPYGLSDAEKNVTELLLAGRTNREIATALYISMSTVRTHLGNIYKKVPKEIRILFFR, encoded by the coding sequence ATGGGGCAAGACGCCGAAGTTCGACAGCCAGCTTGTCACGGGATATGCGTCAAGGCGCTAGACGGAACAGTGCTGTCACAAAACCTAAAATGTATCGAGATCTGCGGTGATATGCGTGGGCAGATCTGCGGAAAAGGCTGCATGTTAAATCGGGCGGCACATCCAGATTTTCCGGCTGTTGACGAAGGTGTATGCCACTTGAGTGGCATTTGGTCTGACGGACATTTAGTCGACGCCGTACTTATAAATGACGGTGAAAATCTAACGACGTATCTTTTAGACAAGCAATCGACGGTCGATCGGAAGCTTTTTCTATTAAGTCCGTATGGACTTTCAGATGCTGAGAAAAATGTCACGGAACTCCTTTTGGCGGGCCGAACCAATCGCGAAATTGCGACGGCGCTATATATTTCAATGAGTACCGTTCGCACCCATCTCGGCAACATCTACAAAAAAGTGCCGAAGGAAATTCGTATTCTGTTCTTTCGCTAA
- a CDS encoding cupin domain-containing protein, giving the protein MGKMLDREIELDLKQKVVRVLHAGAFKVVGLGFVKGQTLDKHKTNTPAFLFVHTGTVRFTIEGETTLMPAGSYFEIPADVEHEVSATEDSRLLLIK; this is encoded by the coding sequence ATGGGTAAAATGCTAGACAGGGAAATAGAGCTAGATCTGAAACAGAAGGTGGTTCGGGTGTTGCACGCAGGTGCATTCAAGGTAGTTGGCCTTGGTTTTGTTAAGGGCCAAACCTTGGATAAGCATAAGACTAATACACCAGCTTTTTTATTTGTTCACACTGGCACGGTGCGCTTTACGATAGAAGGTGAAACGACCCTTATGCCTGCTGGGAGCTACTTCGAGATTCCAGCAGACGTTGAGCACGAGGTGTCAGCAACCGAAGACTCTCGCTTGCTTCTCATTAAATAA
- a CDS encoding TetR/AcrR family transcriptional regulator yields MSAKDDIYIAAIELFSKRGFDGVSIRDIATLANVHFASIRYHFGDKEDLYNACISKHGESRLVSARRFLSAEPKSSEDMRLRLGYAIDDVFRIHNENPFLTKLLLVEVESADHRADLVLKKTMVAMTETYAQFFKVCQKKKFLNSNLDPLFVAQSLMGILHHFMRTESVRERLLAHKKLKHNESKERMVENIITLFLGKK; encoded by the coding sequence ATGAGTGCAAAAGATGACATCTACATTGCAGCAATCGAACTTTTCTCAAAACGAGGTTTTGACGGAGTTTCAATAAGAGATATCGCTACCTTGGCCAATGTGCATTTTGCCAGCATTCGGTATCACTTTGGCGACAAAGAAGACCTATATAATGCCTGTATTTCAAAGCATGGTGAAAGCCGACTTGTATCGGCAAGGCGGTTTTTGAGTGCCGAGCCTAAAAGCTCTGAAGATATGCGACTTCGCCTTGGATATGCGATTGACGATGTTTTTCGAATTCACAATGAGAATCCATTTTTAACAAAGCTGTTACTGGTCGAAGTAGAATCAGCGGATCATCGAGCGGATCTCGTTCTAAAAAAGACAATGGTTGCAATGACAGAAACCTATGCTCAGTTTTTCAAGGTTTGCCAAAAAAAGAAATTTCTTAACAGCAATTTAGATCCGCTTTTTGTGGCGCAGTCGCTGATGGGCATATTGCATCATTTTATGAGAACAGAATCAGTTAGAGAGCGACTTCTTGCTCACAAAAAACTGAAACACAACGAAAGCAAAGAACGTATGGTCGAAAACATAATTACCTTATTTCTTGGAAAGAAATAA
- a CDS encoding TolC family protein, with protein sequence MRGFLVLFPLFVHMSTAVANDHVESLTLAVVERQALDLSFNAKTINAELEAARNKAEAQQSLLFPKLSLDGTYKFISEVPTLKFPGGATTPFGDHQNYSIGPTITWNFLDFGSTRKLVGGAESLKASKEAEKHLIERQILLGARLAYFKIQLRTEQQRLVTDSLKLAESQYRDIQRRKNIGSSNRIDLLAAHKEVLNLKLQSRQLQSDLSLDFRDIYALIGKNESSHVPSSGGVDPIQTSLITLGNYEDAHFNENALSQHPLVKVHSANAESLRLISESLKANVLPKLSLFLRSSIDYPNGPILENINQNTVGLTLSMPLYEGGRSSSEAAEKQNLAVASDSRREQARIDIYRDWQKAKDQLKGLREKREIHDDLIKESVERAKLVYGSYRTGRSSFLEVQSANLHALEAKVQATTNDVQILIQLAHLASMSEEQ encoded by the coding sequence ATGAGAGGCTTTCTGGTATTGTTCCCTTTGTTCGTTCATATGAGTACTGCTGTCGCCAACGATCATGTTGAGTCATTGACCCTTGCTGTGGTCGAGCGCCAGGCATTAGATTTATCGTTCAATGCAAAAACGATAAATGCCGAGCTGGAAGCAGCTCGGAATAAAGCTGAGGCTCAGCAGTCTCTTCTCTTTCCGAAACTTTCACTGGATGGAACCTACAAGTTTATTTCGGAAGTTCCCACACTCAAATTTCCGGGAGGTGCGACCACTCCTTTTGGAGACCATCAAAACTATTCCATAGGCCCGACAATAACGTGGAACTTTTTGGATTTTGGCTCAACTAGAAAGCTGGTTGGTGGAGCAGAATCATTGAAAGCTTCAAAAGAAGCTGAGAAGCATTTAATCGAAAGACAAATACTACTCGGAGCTCGCTTAGCTTATTTTAAAATTCAGCTTAGAACCGAGCAGCAAAGGTTAGTGACGGACTCTTTGAAACTTGCAGAGTCTCAATATCGGGACATCCAACGTCGAAAGAATATAGGTTCATCAAATCGGATCGATTTACTTGCGGCACATAAAGAAGTATTAAATTTAAAACTACAATCTCGGCAATTGCAGTCAGATCTCTCTTTGGACTTTCGGGATATTTATGCGCTCATTGGTAAAAATGAATCATCGCATGTTCCGAGCTCAGGCGGCGTAGACCCCATTCAGACTTCTCTAATTACCCTCGGCAATTATGAAGATGCTCATTTTAACGAAAATGCCCTAAGTCAGCATCCTCTCGTAAAAGTACATTCGGCCAACGCGGAATCTCTTCGGTTAATATCAGAAAGTTTAAAAGCAAACGTACTTCCCAAACTATCGCTGTTTTTAAGATCATCAATCGACTATCCAAACGGACCAATTTTAGAAAACATCAATCAGAATACAGTTGGCCTAACCCTAAGTATGCCGCTTTATGAGGGGGGGCGCTCATCGAGTGAAGCCGCTGAAAAGCAGAACTTAGCCGTCGCAAGCGATAGTCGGCGTGAACAAGCTCGAATAGATATCTATCGAGATTGGCAGAAAGCTAAAGACCAACTTAAAGGCCTTCGTGAAAAACGTGAGATTCATGACGACTTAATAAAGGAAAGTGTTGAAAGGGCAAAATTAGTCTATGGGTCGTATCGCACCGGACGATCGAGTTTTTTAGAGGTTCAGAGTGCAAACCTACATGCGCTAGAGGCCAAGGTCCAGGCCACAACCAATGACGTTCAAATTCTAATTCAACTGGCCCATCTGGCAAGTATGTCTGAGGAGCAATAA
- a CDS encoding efflux RND transporter periplasmic adaptor subunit, which produces MTSKKPFNKKLLLPVPLILIAIIAYFFLGRKSEFHYVGTVEATKTDISSRISSVISSFPAREGSRVKKGDLLVQMACEDTKLILDSTKKDFERAERLFRIGSLSQENFDHLKTKKDESSLKMDWCSIVALKDTSVLNTYREEGEYVNPGTKLLTLVNLSEVWTVIYVPQLVLSQISIGKKVTGFLPELNMRPFEGKISYISDAAEFTPKNVQTREERTRLVFGVKITFVNPDELLKPGMSLEVKLE; this is translated from the coding sequence ATGACTTCGAAAAAGCCTTTCAATAAAAAACTTTTACTTCCGGTTCCTTTGATTTTGATCGCGATCATTGCTTACTTTTTTCTGGGACGAAAATCAGAGTTTCACTATGTTGGGACCGTCGAAGCCACAAAAACCGACATATCGTCTCGAATTTCTTCCGTAATTTCCTCATTTCCAGCGCGCGAAGGTTCCAGGGTAAAAAAGGGCGACCTCCTTGTTCAGATGGCCTGCGAAGATACTAAGCTCATTCTAGATTCAACAAAAAAAGATTTTGAACGTGCCGAAAGGCTTTTTCGGATTGGGTCCCTGTCTCAGGAAAATTTCGACCACCTCAAAACAAAAAAAGACGAATCCTCTTTGAAAATGGATTGGTGTTCAATTGTCGCTTTGAAAGACACCTCCGTTCTCAACACTTACCGCGAGGAGGGCGAATACGTTAATCCAGGCACCAAGCTGCTCACACTTGTTAATCTGTCTGAGGTCTGGACCGTTATTTATGTTCCCCAGCTTGTTCTTTCTCAGATTTCGATCGGAAAGAAGGTTACTGGATTCCTGCCGGAGTTAAACATGCGTCCTTTTGAGGGCAAAATTTCCTATATTAGTGATGCCGCCGAGTTTACGCCAAAAAACGTTCAAACTCGTGAAGAGCGAACACGATTAGTATTTGGTGTTAAAATAACGTTTGTGAACCCTGATGAGCTACTAAAGCCAGGTATGTCCTTAGAAGTTAAGCTGGAGTAG
- a CDS encoding ABC transporter ATP-binding protein encodes MQQNSIGIKVSNIKKKLGINQALDGISTNFSDGLLHGVIGPEGAGKTTLLRTLLGLLKPDQGEIQFTNYGSIIQYKDIRSSIAYMPQQQSLYADLSVSEHLDFFCDLYQIPTAIYQKRREELLHITRLDKFTDRPAGKLSGGMYKKLGLMCALLQSPSAILLDEPTNGVDPISRREFWDLLYRLSKEKILIIFATAYMDEAERCDRVHVLSSGSLIAEGTPRGILERENVKNYDALFLKKAAEGML; translated from the coding sequence ATGCAACAAAACAGCATTGGCATCAAAGTTTCGAACATCAAAAAAAAACTTGGTATTAACCAGGCCCTCGACGGAATTTCCACAAACTTTTCTGATGGGCTTCTACACGGTGTCATTGGTCCAGAAGGTGCTGGAAAAACAACGCTCCTAAGGACTCTGCTTGGCCTCCTGAAACCAGACCAAGGCGAGATTCAATTTACAAATTACGGCAGTATAATTCAGTACAAAGACATTCGTTCATCAATTGCCTATATGCCACAACAGCAAAGTCTTTACGCTGACCTTTCGGTCTCGGAGCACCTTGATTTTTTCTGCGACCTCTATCAAATCCCAACTGCCATTTATCAAAAACGTCGAGAAGAGCTTTTGCATATTACTCGCCTAGACAAGTTTACTGACCGACCGGCGGGGAAGCTATCCGGCGGGATGTACAAGAAACTTGGCCTGATGTGTGCGTTGCTCCAATCTCCGTCGGCAATTTTATTAGATGAGCCCACAAACGGAGTCGATCCAATAAGTCGACGAGAGTTTTGGGACTTACTTTATCGACTTTCAAAAGAAAAAATACTCATCATTTTCGCCACTGCCTATATGGACGAAGCTGAGCGTTGTGATCGCGTCCATGTTTTGTCGTCGGGGTCTCTAATAGCGGAGGGAACTCCACGTGGTATTCTCGAGCGAGAAAATGTTAAAAATTACGACGCCCTTTTTTTAAAAAAGGCAGCTGAAGGTATGTTGTGA